The genomic window TTCAATCTTTTATATCCAAATAAATTCAATAATAAAACAAATGGGATTACACATCGTAGATGGTTGGCTTATTCTAACCCAGAATTATCAACATTGTTGAATGAAACAATTGGAAATGATTGGATTAAACATCCTGAACAGTTAGAAAAACTAATGGAATATGCAAATGATTCTATTGTGCAAGGAAAATTCTTTAATGTAAAACAACAAAGAAAACAAGTTTTAGCAGATTATATTTATGAGCATAATGGTATTCACATTGATACAAATAGTATTTTTGATATTCAAGTGAAAAGATTACATGCTTATAAACGTCAATTATTAAATATTATGCATGTCATTTACTTATATCAGGAAATGAAAGCTAATCCAGAATTTAGAATTTATCCAAGAACATTTATTTTTGGAGCTAAGGCAGCCCCAGCATATTATTTTGCTAAAAAAGTTATTAAATTAATTAATAGTGTTGCAGATGTTGTGAATAATGATCCAGAAACAAATGAATATTTAAAAGTTGTCTTTATTGAAAACTATGGTGTTACAATTGCAGAAAAGATTATGCCTGCAGCTGATGTTTCAGAACAGATTTCAACTGCCGGTAAAGAAGCAAGTGGAACTGGAAATATGAAGTTTATGATGAACGGTGCAGTTACAATTGGAACATTGGATGGAGCTAATGTTGAAATTGCTGAACGTGTTGGAGATGACAATGTTATTATCTTTGGATTAAAAGATAATGAAGTCAATGCTCTTAGACAGCATGGCCAATATAATGCATGGGATTATTATAATAATGATCCACGTATTAAACGTGTTGTTGATTCATTAGTTGATGGAACTTTCCATGAATCAAGAGAAGAATTTAGAATGATTTTTGATGAATTAATGAATCGTAATGATGAATATTTCTTGTTTGCAGATTTTGAATCTTATATTGATGCACAGGCTAAGATTGATCAGTTATATCGTGATCGTGCTATTTGGTCTCAAATGTGCTTAATTAATATTGCACAATCTGGTTATTTCTCATCAGATCGTACAATTGAAGAATATGTATCTGATATCTGGAAATTAGATAGAGTGAAAAGATAACAAAAAACCACATTAAGTGGTTTTTTTGTTATCTTTATTGAGTGTTTGTAAAACTTCTTTGAAAACATTTTGACCATTCATTAAACCATAATCCCTAATAGAGACATCAATGACAGGAATAGGTGAGAATTGTTTTCTGATTTGTTTTTTAGCATATTGAACCTGTGGTGCCATTATGATAATATCAGCGTTATAAGCAATTTTTTCTATTTCTGTAAGTCCTGTCGCGTATACCTCAACAGGATAATTGATTTTGCTGGCAGCTTTCTTGATTTTTTCTACTAATAGACTGGTTGACATGGCAGCACTACAACATAAGACAATTTTTAACATAATGATCACCTCTTTATATATATTCTACCATATTTTTTTGTTTTCATAACATATTTACTCATATAGCAAGAATTATTGAAAGAGGGTAAATGGATTATGATAAAATGACATTCTTTGATAGTTTTTTAACAATGAGTATGTTATACTATGGTTAAAAGAGAAAAGCGTGCGCTTTATCTCACTTTTTTCATTTGCGAAAGGAAGAGACTATGGAGAAAACTGCAGTAAGAATGAAAGCCTATGCTGTTAATTTTAATGAAGTAAGAGTATATCTTTCAAAAAACTATTATAATGGGATAAGCAGTAAATTTTATTTAAAAAATTTAGAAACTGATGAATTGTTATTATTAAGTGGAGATGCTCTTGAAAGCACAAATTCAGATTTTCAAGAGTATGCTTTTCATGTAACTTTTAAAATGGGAAGGGTCTATAAAATTGTGGATGCATATGGATTAACATGTTTTTTAGATTTTTCGAAATTAGCTATGTGTAAAGAATTTGATGAATTGTATTTTTATGATGGAAATGATTTAGGAAGTCAGTATACAAAGGAAAAGACAACATTTAAAGTATGGGCGCCTTTATCAACAGGGGTTATTTTAAAGATTGTGAAAAATGGTCAAGATTATCTTTATCCAATGGAAAGAGGATTAAAAGGTGTTTATAGTGCAGAGGTTGAAGGTGATTTGGAATTAGCTCATTATTTTTATTTAGTGAAGCATGCTGGAAATTATGATATTGCAATGGATCCTTATGCTTATGCTTCTTCTTCAAATGGACGTACAAATATCATTGTTGATCTTCAAAAAGTGCCACTTAAAAAATATCCACTTCAGCCATTGGTTCATAAAACAGATGCAATTATTTATGAAACAAGTGTGCGTGATTTTTCAATGTCTTCAACAAGTGGTATGAAAAATAAGGGAAAATTTTTAGCTTTTACTGAACCTCATACATCTACTGATAGTGGAAATCCGACAGGACTAGATTATCTGTCATGTTTAGGTGTGACACATATTCAGTTAATGCCAATTAATGATTTTGCGACTGTTGATGAGAAAAATCCTTTAGAACTTTATAATTGGGGATATGATCCTGCTGCATATAATGTAACTGAGGGAAGTTATGTGAGTAATCCTGATGATGGCTATAAGCGTATTTTAGAGGCTCAGCAGATGATTGAAGCACTACATTCAAGAGGGTTAAGAGTTGTTTTGGATGTTGTTTATAATCATATGCATGATGTCAATATGAATGCTTTAGAGAAAACAGTTCCTCATTATTTCTTTAGAAGAAATAACGATGGGAGTTTATCAAATGGATCATGGTGTGGTAATGATTTAAATACAACTGCTAAGATGTGTCGAAAATATATTTTGGATATGTGTAAACGATGGCAAACTTTATATGGTATAGATGGTTATCGTTTTGATTTGATGGGCATTATTGATCAAGAGACAATGAAATTAATTGATGCTCAAGGGAAAGCATTAGATTCATCTTTTATGGTTTATGGTGAAGGATGGAATATGATGACAGCTTTAGCTGAAAACAAGAGAACAACAATTCAAAATAATCATCAAACACCACATATTGGATTCTTTAATGATTTCTTTAGAGATACATTAAGAGGAACAAATCAAATGGAATCAAAGGGATATTTTTCTGGTGATACCTATAAAACAAATGATGCGATGAAAGCTATTTGTAATTTAGATATGTTTGAAAATATTTCTCAATCTATTAATTATGTGGAATGCCATGATAATGCAACATGTTATGATAAATTACAGATATCTAACTATGATGAAGATGAAGAGACGAAGAAAAAAAGATTACGCTTGATGTTAGCGGCAGTTATTCTTTCACAAGGAATCCCATTTATTCATAGTGGACAGGAATTCTTTAGAACAAAGGGTGGACAATCAAACACTTATAATGCTGGTGATCAAGTCAATGCATTAGATTGGAATCGTAAGGATTGTGAAATTGATACAATTCAGTTTGTTCAGTTTTTAATTCATTTAAGAAAAAATAATCCTTGTTTTAGATATGATGATTATGATATGATACGTGAAAATATAAAGACAGAAAATATTGAACATCGTATGATTCAATATTCACTCCATCAAGATGAAGGTGAACATCAAGATTTTATTGTTTATTTTAATGCTTCATTAGATTCTATTGAGGTTGATGTTGAAGAAGGATATACAGTTCTTTGTCATAGTGAAAAAGGGAATATTGTTAATCATAAATTAACTGTGAATGGGATATGTTTTGTTGTACTTGCAAGATAGGAGTTTTTTATGAAATTGATTGTTGGTTTAGGAAATCCAGGAAAAGAATATGATAAGACGAGACATAATGTTGGTTTTATGGTTATGGATCGGTTGGCTGATGTTTTGAATGTTTCAATTGATATGAAAAAGTTTAAAGGCGAATACGCAAAGTTGAAGTATCAAGGTGAAGATGTTATTTTATTGAAGCCAATGACATATATGAATAATTCTGGTGAATCAGTTATTCAAGTGATGAATTATTTTAAAATAGATGTTGATGATTTATTGGTTATCTACGATGATATGGATATGCCAGTTGGTAAATTAAGATTAAGGGAAAGTGGAAGTGCTGGTGGGCATAATGGTGTTAAGAGCCTCATTGCGCATGTTGGAACACAGTCTTTTAAACGTATCCGTGTGGGAATTGATAAGCATCCTCATATTAAAGTTATTGATTATGTTTTAGGAAAATTCACAAAAGATGAACAGCCATTGATAGATGAAGGAATTGAAAATGCCGTCAAAGCAGTAGAAGTTTTTTTACAAAAAGATTTTGTTGCTGCTATGAATGGATTCAATTAAAAGGAGGCAAAGATGAAGAAGATTATTGAAATATTAAAGAATAATCCAGCTTATCTTGCTTTGATTAAAGAAAAAGGCGAGATTATTGTATCTCACGCTAGTGATGAGGCTATCCTCATTGCTAGTGCTTTTTTCAGTTCACCAAAGCAAATGCTGGTTGTAAAAGAAAATTTATATCAGGCTCAGCTTCTATATCAGGAGCTTTATCCAATTATGCAAAATAAAGTTTCTTTTTTTCCTTGTGATGAATCTTTAAGAGTAGAAGCTTTGGCTTCATCTCAGGAAATCATGGGAGAAAGAATTAATACATTAGCATCATTGTGTCGTAATGAACCACAAGTTGTGATTTGTCATATGCATAGTTATATTCGTTATATTCCTCATCAAAAGTTATTTATTGATCATACAATGGAATTACAAGTAGGAATGGTTATTGAACCATCTTTGCTTCGAGAAAAATTAATTCAAAGTGGTTACCAAATGATTCAACGTGTTGATGAACCATTCTATTATTCTAAGCGTGGTGGTGTTATTGATGTTTATTCTATTCAATATGATCATCCTATTCGTATAGAATTTTTTGATGATGAAATTGAAAGTTTAAGATTTTTTGATCAAAATACCCAAAGATCATTAGAGAAGGTTCAAGAAGTTACAATTTTGCCTGCAACTGATTTATTATATCCTGTTGATGAACTTAATGATGTCATTGGACAAATTGAGAATTTAAAAGATGAAACACCATGTGATGAACATATGGATAATCTTGAAGAAGAAATATCAATTGATATTGAATCATTAAAAGGGTATGGTTATTCAACACGTCTTTATCAATATATGGGATTATTTTCAACATCAACAACATTATTATCTTATTGTCCTGATGCTTTGTTTATATCTTCAAATATGGAAAGAATTCAGCAAGCATACAATCAATATGTTGATGAAACTTTCTTTTATACACATGAATTACAAGAAATTGGGAAAATGGTGAAAGGTCTTTCTTTATATCATGAATTAGATTCACTTTTTAAAAGAAAACAAATTCAGTTTTATGATTTTAGAACAAAAGATTCACAAATATCATTTGTAACAAGAGAAATTCAATTATCAATGTTGAATGAAAAACAATTAATTCAACAAATCAAGGATTATTTAATTCAAAATAAGATTTTAATGTGTTTAGATAATAGTCATCAAATTCAAATGATGATTGAATTATTAGAACAAAATTCTATAACTTATACAATGGTTGGAAATGATGAACATATTTATGATGGAGTTAATATTTATTTAGGAAATCTTAAAACAGGTATAGATTTTTATGAAGAACATGTTATTCTTTTGACAGAAACAGAGTTATTTAAAATCAATTCACAAAAGAAAAAAGGATATATTAAATATAAAGATGCAAAAGTTATTAATGATTATACAGAATTAAATATTGGTGACTATGTTGTTCATGATACACATGGGATAGGACAATACATGGGTATTAAAACTTTAGAGATGAAAGGAACAAAAAAAGATTATTTATATATTGCTTATAAAGGCAATGATACTTTATATATTCCAGTAGAAAACTTTAAATTAGTTAGAAAATATGCTTCTCGTGATGGCAAAGCACCAAAGATTCATGCTTTAAATAGTACTGAATGGCAAAAGACAAAACAGAGAGTTAAAAATAAAGTCAATGATTTAGCAGATCAGCTCATTGCTTTGTATGCAGCAAGAATGAAACAACCAGGTTTTGCTTTTCCTAAAGATGATGCTATGCAAATTCAATTTGAAGAATGTTTTGGTTATGATTTAACGCCTGATCAGGCAATGGCTGTTAAAGAAATTAAAGCAGATATGGAATTGCCAAGACCGATGGACAGACTGTTGTGCGGAGATGTTGGATTTGGGAAAACGGAAGTTGCTTTAAGAGCATGCTTTAAAGCAATATTAGCCAATAAGCAAGTTGCTTTTCTTTGCCCAACAACAATCCTTTCTTCTCAACATTATCATACAATGGTGAAACGTTTTGAAAATTTTCCTGTCAATGTTGCTTTATTAAATCGTTTTACAACAATCAAACAAAGAAAACAAATCTTATCTGATTTAAAGGAAGGAAAGATTGATTTGTTAGTTGGAACACATCGAATCTTATCCAAAGATGTTCTTTTTAAAGATTTAGGTTTATTATGTATTGATGAAGAACAACGTTTTGGAGTTAAACAAAAAGAAAAAATTAAAGAAATTCGTGAAACAATAGATGTCCTTACTTTAACAGCAACACCTATTCCAAGAACATTACAAATGTCATTAATGGGTATTAGAGGTTTATCACAAATTGAAACACCTCCACTTAATCGTTTGCCAGTACAAACATATGTAATGGAAAAAAGTGAACAATTAATTAAACAAGTGATTGAAAGAGAATTAGGGAGAAAAGGTCAAGTTTTTTATCTTTATAATAGAACATCACAAATTGAATCAGTTGCGAATCAAATTGCAAGAA from Candidatus Stoquefichus sp. SB1 includes these protein-coding regions:
- the pth gene encoding aminoacyl-tRNA hydrolase — encoded protein: MKLIVGLGNPGKEYDKTRHNVGFMVMDRLADVLNVSIDMKKFKGEYAKLKYQGEDVILLKPMTYMNNSGESVIQVMNYFKIDVDDLLVIYDDMDMPVGKLRLRESGSAGGHNGVKSLIAHVGTQSFKRIRVGIDKHPHIKVIDYVLGKFTKDEQPLIDEGIENAVKAVEVFLQKDFVAAMNGFN
- the mfd gene encoding transcription-repair coupling factor yields the protein MKKIIEILKNNPAYLALIKEKGEIIVSHASDEAILIASAFFSSPKQMLVVKENLYQAQLLYQELYPIMQNKVSFFPCDESLRVEALASSQEIMGERINTLASLCRNEPQVVICHMHSYIRYIPHQKLFIDHTMELQVGMVIEPSLLREKLIQSGYQMIQRVDEPFYYSKRGGVIDVYSIQYDHPIRIEFFDDEIESLRFFDQNTQRSLEKVQEVTILPATDLLYPVDELNDVIGQIENLKDETPCDEHMDNLEEEISIDIESLKGYGYSTRLYQYMGLFSTSTTLLSYCPDALFISSNMERIQQAYNQYVDETFFYTHELQEIGKMVKGLSLYHELDSLFKRKQIQFYDFRTKDSQISFVTREIQLSMLNEKQLIQQIKDYLIQNKILMCLDNSHQIQMMIELLEQNSITYTMVGNDEHIYDGVNIYLGNLKTGIDFYEEHVILLTETELFKINSQKKKGYIKYKDAKVINDYTELNIGDYVVHDTHGIGQYMGIKTLEMKGTKKDYLYIAYKGNDTLYIPVENFKLVRKYASRDGKAPKIHALNSTEWQKTKQRVKNKVNDLADQLIALYAARMKQPGFAFPKDDAMQIQFEECFGYDLTPDQAMAVKEIKADMELPRPMDRLLCGDVGFGKTEVALRACFKAILANKQVAFLCPTTILSSQHYHTMVKRFENFPVNVALLNRFTTIKQRKQILSDLKEGKIDLLVGTHRILSKDVLFKDLGLLCIDEEQRFGVKQKEKIKEIRETIDVLTLTATPIPRTLQMSLMGIRGLSQIETPPLNRLPVQTYVMEKSEQLIKQVIERELGRKGQVFYLYNRTSQIESVANQIARMVPTARVAIGHGKMSKDQLEDVMQAFTDKEYDILVCTTIIETGIDIPNANTIIIEDADKFGLSQLYQIKGRVGRSERMAYAYLLYAKHKQMNEEASKRLKAIKEFAQLGSGYKIAMRDLSIRGSGDILGGEQAGFIDSVGFDMYMKILQETIDEKTGESNNDQEVPVQNINVEGYIPENYVESDIEKLNLYQRIYKAQHLSQMTSLEKELKDLYGTLPREVSNIVLKRKYEILCTEPFIDSVKEVGAAVQIMLTQEFTEHIQGDILFELVNRLFDKPQLKYMKNEIVILIPTQGNWLPLAIELLNELKKMSI
- the pulA gene encoding type I pullulanase, whose amino-acid sequence is MEKTAVRMKAYAVNFNEVRVYLSKNYYNGISSKFYLKNLETDELLLLSGDALESTNSDFQEYAFHVTFKMGRVYKIVDAYGLTCFLDFSKLAMCKEFDELYFYDGNDLGSQYTKEKTTFKVWAPLSTGVILKIVKNGQDYLYPMERGLKGVYSAEVEGDLELAHYFYLVKHAGNYDIAMDPYAYASSSNGRTNIIVDLQKVPLKKYPLQPLVHKTDAIIYETSVRDFSMSSTSGMKNKGKFLAFTEPHTSTDSGNPTGLDYLSCLGVTHIQLMPINDFATVDEKNPLELYNWGYDPAAYNVTEGSYVSNPDDGYKRILEAQQMIEALHSRGLRVVLDVVYNHMHDVNMNALEKTVPHYFFRRNNDGSLSNGSWCGNDLNTTAKMCRKYILDMCKRWQTLYGIDGYRFDLMGIIDQETMKLIDAQGKALDSSFMVYGEGWNMMTALAENKRTTIQNNHQTPHIGFFNDFFRDTLRGTNQMESKGYFSGDTYKTNDAMKAICNLDMFENISQSINYVECHDNATCYDKLQISNYDEDEETKKKRLRLMLAAVILSQGIPFIHSGQEFFRTKGGQSNTYNAGDQVNALDWNRKDCEIDTIQFVQFLIHLRKNNPCFRYDDYDMIRENIKTENIEHRMIQYSLHQDEGEHQDFIVYFNASLDSIEVDVEEGYTVLCHSEKGNIVNHKLTVNGICFVVLAR
- a CDS encoding PTS sugar transporter subunit IIB, translating into MLKIVLCCSAAMSTSLLVEKIKKAASKINYPVEVYATGLTEIEKIAYNADIIIMAPQVQYAKKQIRKQFSPIPVIDVSIRDYGLMNGQNVFKEVLQTLNKDNKKTT